A DNA window from Streptomyces sp. 71268 contains the following coding sequences:
- the cbiE gene encoding precorrin-6y C5,15-methyltransferase (decarboxylating) subunit CbiE has product MADRVTVIGWDGSPLTDAARSAVGAATLVAGAAHHLALPEVPPGAERIRLGSVDLAARRIAGHRGSAVVLADGDPGFFGVVRALRAPEHGLEVEVVPAVSAVAAAFARAGMPWDDAQVVSAHSRDLRRAVNVCRAHPKVAVLTSPGAGPAELALLLGPVHRTFVICEALGTEHERMTVLTSDKVADHTWRDPNVVIVIGGAGQTTAPSSPQGGSWIAGRDPGYPPAIRGWALPSSAYGAAADRGEGESRWLRAGQLARLGPRVGDLVWDIGAGSGAAAVEAARFGAAVIAVDQDADTCGRIAAVGRRFQVQLHVVHGTAPQVLEDLPEPDVVRIGGGGAAVAAACAARRPERIVTHAATRDQAEAISVALSDGGYGVECVMVQSMEMDARAWSERDRAVAFLICGHRPHP; this is encoded by the coding sequence ATGGCCGACCGCGTCACGGTGATCGGATGGGACGGCTCCCCCCTGACAGACGCGGCCCGCTCCGCCGTCGGCGCCGCCACGCTGGTCGCGGGCGCGGCCCACCACCTGGCCCTGCCCGAGGTCCCGCCCGGCGCCGAACGCATCCGGCTCGGCAGCGTCGACCTGGCCGCCCGCCGCATCGCCGGACACCGGGGCTCGGCCGTGGTCCTCGCCGACGGTGACCCCGGCTTCTTCGGCGTCGTACGGGCGCTGCGCGCCCCCGAGCACGGCCTTGAGGTCGAGGTGGTCCCGGCCGTCTCCGCCGTCGCCGCGGCCTTCGCTCGCGCCGGCATGCCCTGGGACGACGCCCAGGTCGTCAGCGCCCACAGCCGCGACCTGCGCCGGGCGGTCAACGTCTGCCGGGCCCACCCCAAGGTCGCCGTCCTCACCTCGCCCGGCGCGGGCCCGGCCGAACTGGCCCTGCTGCTCGGCCCCGTGCACCGTACGTTCGTCATCTGCGAGGCGCTGGGCACCGAACACGAGCGGATGACCGTGCTCACCTCGGACAAGGTCGCCGACCACACGTGGCGCGATCCGAACGTCGTCATCGTCATCGGCGGCGCGGGCCAGACCACCGCCCCGAGCAGCCCACAGGGCGGCAGTTGGATCGCCGGCCGCGACCCCGGCTACCCGCCGGCCATCCGTGGCTGGGCGCTGCCCAGCTCCGCCTACGGCGCCGCCGCCGACCGGGGCGAGGGCGAGTCCCGCTGGCTGCGCGCCGGCCAACTCGCCCGCCTCGGTCCGCGCGTGGGCGACCTGGTCTGGGACATCGGCGCCGGCAGCGGAGCCGCCGCGGTCGAGGCGGCCCGGTTCGGCGCGGCGGTCATCGCCGTCGACCAGGATGCGGACACCTGTGGCCGGATCGCGGCGGTCGGTCGGCGTTTTCAGGTGCAACTCCACGTGGTGCACGGCACGGCGCCGCAGGTGCTCGAAGACCTGCCGGAGCCGGACGTGGTCCGCATCGGCGGCGGGGGCGCGGCCGTCGCCGCCGCGTGCGCCGCCCGCCGCCCCGAACGCATCGTCACCCACGCCGCCACCCGTGACCAGGCAGAAGCCATCAGCGTGGCGCTCTCGGACG
- a CDS encoding GNAT family N-acetyltransferase has product MTRTFPDVSISTDRLELRPLELADVLPLTEMMNDEQIVAWTSVSHPYTADRARDWITRRAPIERTQGRGIVFAVSEFLTQRLVGVVTLFHTDWRTLSTEIAYITAPWARGEGYASESVLAVADWLFRSQRFERLEMRTAADNTAAQQVAQKIGCISEGVLRNAWIARSRTEDGGWADIRTDLIVWSLLPEDLDGGPGQHVDDSGYATLPSWR; this is encoded by the coding sequence ATGACACGCACCTTTCCGGACGTATCCATCAGTACGGACCGGCTGGAGCTGCGCCCCTTGGAGCTGGCCGACGTCCTCCCGTTGACCGAGATGATGAACGACGAGCAGATCGTGGCCTGGACCTCGGTCTCCCACCCCTACACCGCTGACCGGGCCCGCGACTGGATCACCCGGCGCGCCCCGATCGAGCGCACGCAGGGGCGCGGCATCGTCTTCGCCGTCTCCGAGTTCCTCACCCAGCGCCTGGTGGGCGTCGTCACCCTCTTCCACACCGACTGGCGCACCCTCTCCACCGAGATCGCCTACATCACCGCCCCCTGGGCCAGGGGCGAGGGATACGCCAGCGAGTCCGTCCTCGCCGTCGCCGACTGGCTCTTCCGCTCCCAACGCTTCGAACGCCTGGAGATGCGCACCGCCGCCGACAACACCGCCGCCCAGCAGGTCGCCCAGAAGATCGGCTGCATCAGCGAGGGCGTGCTGCGCAACGCGTGGATAGCCCGCTCGCGCACCGAGGACGGCGGATGGGCGGACATCCGCACCGACCTGATCGTCTGGAGCCTGCTCCCCGAGGACCTCGACGGCGGCCCCGGACAACACGTCGACGACTCCGGCTACGCCACGCTGCCCAGTTGGCGCTGA